The Triticum dicoccoides isolate Atlit2015 ecotype Zavitan chromosome 6A, WEW_v2.0, whole genome shotgun sequence genome has a window encoding:
- the LOC119315124 gene encoding spliceosome-associated protein 130 A-like, whose protein sequence is MYLYSLTLQRATGAVCAVIGSFSGRDSKKSNAAGSSTQEIAVARGGTLDLLRPDPETGRLRTLLSVDVFGAIRSLAQFRLTGATKDYLVVGSDSGRLVILEYSPDRNRFDKVHQETFGKSGCRRIVPGQLLSVDPKGRALCIAALEKQKLVYVLNRDASARLTISSPLEAHKSHTLTFALTALDCGFDNPVFGAIELEYGDSDRDPTGQAASHAQKLLTFYELDLGLNHVSRKVSEPIDNGANMLVTVPGGADGPSGLLVCCDNFILYRNQGHPEVRAVIPRRVDLPAERGVLIVAAATHRQKSLFFFLLQTEYGDIFKVDLDHHGDTVSELRIKYFDTIPVASAICVLRSGFLFAASEFGNHALYQFRDIGRDVDVESSSATLMETEEGFQPVFFQPRALKNLVRIDEIESLMPIMDMRIANLFDEETPQVYTACGRGSRSTLRILRPGLAISEMARSMLPAEPIAVWTVKKNINDMFDAYIVVSFANVTLVLSIGETIEEVSDSQFLDTTHSLAVSLLGEDSLMQVHPNGIRHIREDGRVNEWRTPGKKTITKVGSNRLQVVIALSGGELIYFEMDMTGQLMEVEKQDMSGDVACLAIAPVPEGRQRSRFLAVGSYDNTIRILSLDPDDCLQPLSVQSVSSAPESLLFLEVQASVGGEDGADYPANLFLNAGLQNGVLFRTNVDMVTGQLSDTRSRFLGLRPPKLFPCIVSHRQAMLCLSSRPWLGYIHQGHFLLTPLSCDTLESAASFSSDQCSEGVVAVAGDALRIFTIERLGETFNETSIPLRYTPRKFVILPKKKYLAVIESDKGAFSAEQREAAKKECLEAAGAAENGNGNGDQMENGDGQEDGEESNALPDEQYGYPKAESEKWASCIRILDPRSRDTTCLLELQDNEAAVSICTVNFHDKEHGTLLAVGTTKGLQFWPKRSLASGFIHIYKFVNEGKSLELLHKTQVEEVPLSLCQFQGRLLAGVGSVLRLYDLGKRKLLRKCENKLFPRTIVSIHTYRDRIYVGDMQESFHYCKYRRDENQLYIFADDSVPRWLTAANHIDFDTMAGADKFGNIYFARLPQDLSDEIEEDPTGGKIKWEQGKLNGAPNKVEEIVQFHVGDVVTCLQKASLIPGGGECLIYGTVMGSVGALLAFTSREDVDFFSHLEMHLRQEHPPLCGRDHMAYRSAYFPVKDVIDGDLCEQYPALPADMQRKIADELDRTPGEILKKLEDIRNKII, encoded by the exons atgTACCTCTACAGCCTGACGCTGCAGCGGGCGACGGGCGCCGTGTGCGCCGTCATCGGCAGCTTCAGCGGCCGCGACTCGAAGAAGTCGAACGCCGCGGGCTCCTCCACGCAGGAGATCGCCGTCGCCCGCGGCGGCACGCTCGACCTCCTCCGCCCGGACCCCGAGACGGGCCGCCTCCGCACGCTCCTCTCCGTCGACGTCTTCGGCGCCATCCGCTCGCTCGCCCAGTTCCGCCTCACGGGGGCCACCAAGGACTACCTCGTCGTCGGCTCCGACTCCGGCCGCCTCGTCATCCTCGAGTACTCCCCCGACCGCAACCGCTTCGACAAGGTCCACCAGGAGACCTTCGGCAAGTCCGGCTGCCGCCGCATCGTGCCCGGCCAGCTCCTCTCCGTCGACCCCAAGGGCCGGGCGCTCTGCATCGCCGCCCTCGAGAAGCAGAAGCTCGTCTACGTCCTCAACCGCGACGCCTCCGCCCGCCTCACCATCTCCTCCCCGCTTGAGGCGCACAAGTCCCACACGCTCACCTTCGCCCTCACGGCCCTCGACTGCGGATTTGACAACCCTGTCTTTGGTGCCATCGAGCTTGAGTACGGTGACTCTGACCGTGACCCCACAGGGCAGGCTGCTAGCCACGCGCAGAAGCTCCTCACCTTCTACGAGCTCGACCTGGGGCTCAATCATGTTTCCCGCAAGGTCTCCGAGCCGATTGACAATGGTGCTAATATGCTAGTGACAGTGCCTGGTGGTGCTGATGGGCCTAGCGGGCTTCTTGTTTGCTGTGACAACTTCATCCTGTACCGGAACCAGGGCCACCCGGAGGTGCGTGCTGTCATTCCACGCCGTGTTGACCTCCCGGCTGAGCGTGGCGTCCTCATAGTTGCTGCTGCGACGCACAGGCAGAAGAGCCTGTTCTTCTTCTTACTACAGACTGAGTATGGTGATATCTTTAAGGTTGACCTGGACCACCATGGTGATACTGTTAGTGAGCTCAGGATCAAATATTTTGACACCATACCTGTGGCATCTGCTATCTGTGTGCTGCGGTCAGGTTTCCTCTTTGCTGCTTCTGAGTTTGGCAACCACGCACTTTACCAATTCCGTGATATTGGCCGGGATGTGGATGTTGAGTCCTCCTCTGCGACACTGATGGAGACAGAGGAGGGGTTCCAGCCAGTGTTCTTTCAGCCGAGGGCACTCAAGAACCTTGTCCGGATTGATGAGATAGAGAGCCTCATGCCAATCATGGATATGCGTATTGCAAATTTATTCGATGAGGAAACACCCCAGGTGTACACAGCTTGCGGCCGTGGCTCACGCTCCACGCTGCGGATCCTTAGACCTGGCCTTGCCATCAGCGAGATGGCCCGATCAATGCTGCCTGCTGAGCCCATTGCTGTTTGGACTGTCAAGAAGAATATCAACGACATGTTTGACGCCTACATTGTTGTGTCCTTTGCTAATGTCACACTTGTGCTCTCAATTGGAGAGACCATTGAAGAAGTCAGCGACAGCCAGTTCCTGGACACCACTCACTCACTGGCAGTTTCGCTCCTTGGTGAGGACTCTCTCATGCAGGTCCACCCGAACGGTATCAGGCATATCAGGGAGGATGGCCGTGTCAATGAGTGGAGGACGCCTGGGAAGAAAACTATCACCAAGGTTGGATCAAACCGGCTCCAGGTGGTAATTGCCCTCAGTGGTGGAGAGCTCATCTATTTTGAGATGGATATGACAGGTCAGCTCATGGAGGTGGAGAAGCAGGACATGTCTGGTGATGTCGCgtgcctggccattgctccggttCCTGAAGGGAGGCAAAGGTCCCGTTTTCTCGCAGTTGGCTCCTATGATAACACCATCAGGATACTCTCCCTTGACCCCGATGACTGCTTGCAGCCTCTTAGTGTACAAAGTGTGTCCTCGGCTCCGGAATCTCTCTTGTTCTTAGAAGTACAGGCATCAGTTGGTGGCGAGGATGGTGCAGATTATCCAGCCAACCTTTTCCTTAATGCTGGTTTGCAGAATGGTGTCCTTTTCCGAACCAATGTTGACATGGTCACTGGCCAGCTATCAGACACACGGTCTCGATTCCTTGGTCTGAGACCTCCAAAGCTGTTTCCCTGCATAGTTAGCCACCGACAAGCAATGCTTTGCCTGTCCAGCCGCCCCTGGCTTGGCTATATACATCAAGGTCACTTCCTCTTGACACCACTCTCATGCGACACACTTGAGTCTGCTGCGTCGTTCTCTTCTGACCAGTGCTCAGaaggtgttgttgctgttgctggagACGCTCTGCGTATTTTCACCATCGAACGTCTGGGAGAGACATTCAATGAGACATCTATCCCTCTGCGTTACACCCCGAGGAAATTTGTGATTCTACCAAAAAAGAAATACCTTGCAGTCATTGAGAGTGACAAGGGTGCATTTAGCGCAGAACAGCGAGAAGCTGCTAAGAAGGAGTGCCTTGAGGCTGCTGGTGCGGCGGAAAATGGAAATGGTAATGGGGATCAAATGGAGAATGGTGATGGTCAAGAAGATGGTGAGGAGAGTAACGCACTTCCTGATGAACAATATGGTTACCCAAAGGCAGAATCAGAAAAGTGGGCTTCctgcattagaattcttgatccgAGGAGCAGGGACACAACTTGTCTTCTGGAATTGCAGGACAATGAGGCAGCTGTGAGTATTTGCACCGTGAATTTCCATGATAAGGAGCATGGTACTCTTCTGGCTGTTGGTACTACCAAGGGATTGCAGTTCTGGCCAAAGAGGAGCCTCGCTTCTGGTTTCATCCACATATACAAGTTTGTCAATGAAGGGAAGTCGCTTGAACTTCTTCACAAAACACAAGTGGAGGAAGTGCCTCTTTCTTTGTGCCAGTTTCAGGGACGGTTGCTTGCAGGTGTTGGTTCAGTGCTCAGGTTATATGATCTTGGGAagagaaagttgctcagaaaatgtGAAAACAAGCTTTTCCCAAGGACAATAGTGTCTATTCATACTTACCGTGATAGGATCTATGTTGGTGATATGCAAGAG TCGTTTCATTATTGCAAGTATAGACGGGACGAAAACCAGCTGTATATCTTCGCTGATGACAGTGTTCCTAGATGGCTTACAGCAGCAAATCACATAGATTTCGACACTATGGCAGGAGCCGACAAGTTTGGGAACATATATTTTGCTCGTCTTCCCCAGGATCTCTCAGATGAAATTGAGGAAGACCCAACTGGAGGCAAGATTAAATGGGAGCAAGGGAAGTTAAATGGTGCTCCAAACAAAGTGGAGGAGATTGTGCAGTTTCATGTTGGTGATGTTGTGACATGTTTGCAGAAGGCTTCTTTGATACCTGGCGGAGGTGAATGCCTTATTTATGGGACTGTAATGGGTAGTGTGGGAGCACTGCTTGCATTCACCTCAAGGGAAGATGTTGACTTCTTCTCTCACTTGGAGATGCATCTCCGCCAGGAGCATCCACCATTATGTGGAAGAGATCACATGGCCTACAGATCTGCTTATTTCCCAGTGAAG GATGTAATTGATGGCGATCTCTGTGAGCAGTATCCAGCCCTCCCAGCTGATATGCAGAGGAAGATTGCCGATGAGCTCGACCGAACTCCAGGTGAAATCCTGAAGAAGCTGGAAGACATCAGAAACAAAATCATCTAG